From Nitratidesulfovibrio vulgaris str. Hildenborough, a single genomic window includes:
- the tyrS gene encoding tyrosine--tRNA ligase: MIDIDRQLEHIKRGCAELIDEGELRKKLERGTPLRIKAGFDPTAPDLHLGHTVLIHKLRHFQELGHTVIFLIGDFTGLIGDPSGRSDTRPPLTREQVLANAETYKQQVFKILDPEKTVVDFNSRWMGEFGAADFIRLASRYTVARMMERDDFEKRYKEGRPIAVHEFLYPLVQGYDSVALKADVELGGTDQKFNLLVGRHLQSQYGQEPQCILTMPLLEGLDGVKKMSKSLGNYVGIDESPADMFGKLMSVSDELMWRYFELISSRSLDEIADLRRKVETGEAHPKLVKESLAYELTTRYHGEDKAAEAQQGFNAVFAGGGVPDDAPVHACDHGDDSTPPAFLEAAGLVKSRGEAKRLIKEGALSVDGVRCDDANSPLASGEYVIKLGKKRFLRLTVR, translated from the coding sequence ATGATCGACATCGACAGGCAACTGGAGCACATCAAGCGGGGCTGCGCCGAACTCATCGACGAGGGTGAACTCCGCAAGAAGCTTGAGCGGGGCACGCCGTTGCGCATCAAGGCGGGGTTCGACCCCACTGCGCCCGACCTGCACCTCGGGCACACGGTGCTCATCCACAAGCTGCGCCATTTTCAGGAACTCGGCCACACCGTAATCTTCCTCATCGGCGACTTCACCGGGCTCATCGGTGACCCCTCGGGTCGTTCCGATACCCGTCCGCCGCTGACGCGCGAGCAGGTGCTCGCCAATGCCGAGACCTACAAGCAGCAGGTCTTCAAGATTCTCGACCCGGAAAAGACCGTGGTCGACTTCAATTCGCGCTGGATGGGTGAATTCGGCGCGGCGGACTTCATCAGGCTCGCATCTCGCTATACCGTGGCGCGGATGATGGAGCGTGACGATTTCGAGAAACGCTACAAGGAAGGACGCCCCATCGCTGTCCACGAATTCCTGTACCCGTTGGTGCAGGGCTACGATTCCGTGGCCCTCAAGGCCGATGTGGAACTGGGCGGTACGGACCAGAAGTTCAACCTGCTCGTGGGGCGGCATCTGCAGTCTCAATACGGGCAGGAGCCTCAGTGCATCCTCACCATGCCGCTCCTCGAAGGGCTGGATGGCGTCAAGAAGATGTCAAAATCCCTGGGCAACTATGTGGGTATCGATGAATCGCCCGCCGACATGTTCGGCAAGCTCATGTCCGTCTCAGACGAACTGATGTGGCGCTACTTCGAACTCATCTCCTCGCGTTCCCTTGATGAAATCGCCGACCTTCGCCGCAAGGTGGAGACGGGTGAGGCGCATCCCAAGCTGGTGAAGGAGTCGCTGGCCTACGAATTGACCACCCGCTACCATGGCGAAGACAAGGCCGCAGAGGCACAGCAGGGCTTCAATGCCGTATTCGCCGGTGGCGGCGTGCCGGACGACGCGCCGGTGCATGCCTGCGACCATGGCGACGACAGCACCCCGCCCGCCTTCCTTGAAGCCGCAGGACTCGTGAAGTCCCGTGGCGAGGCCAAGCGCCTCATCAAGGAAGGGGCACTGTCTGTGGATGGGGTACGCTGCGATGACGCCAATAGCCCCCTTGCCTCTGGCGAGTACGTCATCAAACTCGGCAAGAAGCGCTTCCTGCGCCTCACCGTGCGCTAG